The proteins below are encoded in one region of Deltaproteobacteria bacterium:
- a CDS encoding dodecin domain-containing protein → MDMQLQDGKVAAYRVKVKLSFKIEKVD, encoded by the coding sequence CTGGATATGCAGCTTCAGGATGGTAAGGTGGCCGCATACCGGGTCAAGGTAAAGCTTTCTTTTAAAATAGAGAAGGTTGATTGA